The sequence below is a genomic window from Serratia nevei.
CGCAGGAGAGCTTTGGCGGGCAGTCGATTACCCGGCTGGGTTGGTTGACCTTCAGCCGTTCCTTCCTCGATCGCCGGCTGCAGTGGCGCATCGGCATGATGAACAAGGTGCAGGATTTCGATCAGATCATTCCCTGCGATTTTCAGACGCTGACGCTGTGCGGCGGCAAGTCCGCCAACTCGTTGACCTGGTATAACTGGAACGTGCATTACTGGGGCACCACGCTGCAATACAAGCTGACCGACGGCCTGACGCTCAAGGGCGGCGTGATGGAGCAGAACCCGAGCGCCCCCAGCCGCAGCCACGCCTGGAGTTGGTCCACCAAGGGCAGCAAAGGCTTCCTGTTGCCGATGGAGCTGGAGCTGAAAACCCACGCCGTCAACCAGCTGCCGGGGGTGTATAACCTGGGCGTGCTGTTCACCAACGCGCGCCAGAGCGATCTTTATGAAGGGGTGTCCGGTGGGCCGGGTGCCAGCGATCCGCAGGGCTATCGCAGCCACGATCGCACCTGGTTCCTGTATACCGGTTTCAACCAGCAGGTGACGCGCCATGCGGATGACGTCAACCGTGGCCTGAGCGTGTTTTACAGCCTGGGGCTGGGAGATCAGCGCAGCAACTACCTGCACTGGTCTACCTCGACCGGCATCCGTTACCGCGGGCTGTTCGATGCGCGGCCGGACGACTGGCTGGGGTTCGGTGTCTCGGTGGTGAAGCTGAGCGACCGCTACAAAGACAATCAGCGTTATCTCAACCAGATGAGCGGCATCAGCGATTATCACGATCCGAACTACCGGCCGGTGCCGGGCCACTCGGTGACGGCGGAGCTGTATTACCGGGTTAACGTCACGCCGTGGTTGCAGCTGCAGCCGGGCCTGCAGTACTGGCATCACCCGGCGGGCGTCAGCGAGACGCAGGACGCCTGGGTGACGGCGTTGAAAACGGTGGTGACCTTCTGATCAGGCCGCGTCGCTCTCGCGGTAGCGCCGGCGGGCGTGTTCGAACCAGCTGGCGGGCACGTTGTGCGGCGGCTGCTGCAACCTGAGCAGCCCCTGTTCAACGATATGGCTGGCCTGGCGCCACAGCGTCGGGTCGCCTTCGGTCAGCACCTCCAGCAGGCGCTGTTTCTCGATCAGGTAGGTCTGGGCGAAGTGGCTGTCGTAGTCCAGCAGCGAGCGGGTGTTGTCGATAAGATCCGCCAGCTTGATGGTTTTGGCCTGCGGCGATGCGCCGGCGCTGTGGCGCCGATCGCGGTTTTTGCGCTCAAAGCGGTTGCCGTCCTCGGCGTGGCTGACGTTGGTTAACATCCGCACCAGCTCTGCCACCTTCGGCCCGAAATGGCTGTCGATATCGCCGAGGGTGGTGGGCGTGTCTTCTACCGTATCATGCAGCCAGGCGGCCGCCAGCATCTCTTCGGTGTGCGGTACGCTGCGCACCAGCTCCATCACCGCCTGCGGGTGGACGATGTACGGATCGTCGGTGTATTTGCGGCGCTGATCGATGGCCGCATGCGCCTTGGTGGCGTAGCGGCGCGCGCGTTCTGCAAGCGTGTTCGTCATTTCCTTTCCCTCCGAGCATCCTCTGCATGAAAAAAATGTAGCATACCTCACAAGAAATAGCTTGCGATTACATCGTGCGCTATCTATATTCACACACATGAAAAGCACCGAGACCGAACAACCCAAGGCGAAGAACCTGCTGCAGCTCGATCAGCAGCTCTGTTTCGCGCTGTACTCCGCCAACCTGGCGCTGCACAAAGTTTATCGCAAGCTGTTGAGCCAGCTCGAACTCACCTACCCGCAATACCTGGTGATGATGGTGCTGTGGGAGCGCGATCGGGTGACGGTATCGGATATCGGCGAGCGGCTGTTCCTCGATTCCGCCACGCTGACGCCGCTGCTGAAGCGGCTGGAAACCGCCGGTTTGCTGGTGCGCTATCGCGCCACCGCCGACGAGCGGCAGGTGATCACCGCCCTGACCGAAGCCGGCCGCGCGCTGCGCGAGCGGGCGCAATCGGTGCCCGAGGCGGTGATGTGCGCCACCGACTGCAGCCTGGACGAGATCGTCTCGCTCAAACAGCAGCTGGAAAAGCTGCGCGGCAGCCTGATCGATCAGATTTGACCCGCCGCCGCCGGACGCAAGAACGGCGCGGGTGGTCTACACTGGTTAATAAGTGTCAAAAATAAGTAGTGCGCGATTTAATCGCAAAAGATAAATATGTGACCGGCTTTACCTCGTGGAAGCCGTAGTCATCTCGCCAACCAGCAAGAAGGAATGAACGATGTCTATTGAGAAAGTGGTTTACCGCGCTCACGCCACCGCAACCGGCGGCCGCGACGGCCGTGCGACCTCCTCCGACGGCGTGTTGGACGTGAAACTGGGCGTACCGAAAGAGATGGGCGGCGCCGGCGGCGAAGTCACCAACCCTGAGCAGCTGTTCGCCGCCGGTTACTCGGCCTGCTTCCTCGGCGCGTTGAAGTTTGTCGCGGCGAAAGAAAAGGTCAAAATCCCGGCCGAAGCCAAGATCGACGGCACCGTCGGCATCGGTGAGATCCCGAACGGCTTCGGCATCGAAGTGCAGCTGGATATCTCGCTGCCGGGCATCGAGCGCAGCGTGGCGGAAGATCTGGTGAAAAAGGCGCATGTGGTGTGCCCATACTCCAACGCCACCCGTGGCAATATCGACGTGACGTTGAACGTGAAATAACGTTTTTCGCCGACGCTCTGAAAAATGGAGGGGCCTCCCTCCATTTCTTGTCTTGCTTTCCCTTCCAGAGTTCGCACAACAGGGTAAAAAAAACCTGTTTTGTGAGAATTCTCTTGATTGTCGCCTGCAAAACCACGCTTATTGCCGGTTGGCTGAACCTGCAGCCGCATTGACTGTCTGAAAAACTCAGAACTGCTATCGCCCTCCGGAGCCACCGCACTACATGAACAAAATAAAATCGCTATCACAGCAGAATTTATCGTTATTGTTAGCGATCTATATCGGCATCTTTTTAAACCTGTCCGTTTTCTATCGCCGTTTTGACTCGCTTGCGCACGGCATTCAGGGGATTAAGCTTATTTCGGCGGTGACGGAAGTGATCGCCATCGTTTTATTCACTTTCTTTATCATGCGATTGGTGTCGCTCGGCGGCCGGTTGTTTTATCGCATCGTCGCTTCGCTGCTGGTGCTGATTTCGGTCGCCGCCAGCTACTACATGACGTTTTTCAACGTGGTGATCGGCTACGGCATCGTGGTGTCGGTGATGACCACCGACATCGATCTGTCGAAAGAGGTGGTTGGCCTGCACTTCGTGCTGTGGATGGTGGCGCTCAGTGCCTTGCCGCTGCTGCTGATCTGGAAAAACGGCCTGCGTTACACCCTGATCGAACAGCTGAAAACCCCTGGTCATCGCATCAAGCCGCTGCTGGTCTTGCTGGCGGTGGTGGCGCTGGTCTGGCTGCCGCTGCGTATGCTGGACGACGAGCAGAGCGTGCAGGAGAAGCTCGCCAACGTTGATCTGCCGAGCTACGGCGGCGTGGTGGCGCACTCGTATCTGCCGTCCAACTGGCTGTCGGCGCTGGGGCTGTTTGCCTATACCCGCTATGACGAAAGCCAGGACCAGAGCACGATGTTCGATCCGGGCAAACACTTCACCTATGTACCGCCGGCGGATATCGACGATACCTACGTGGTGTTCATCATCGGCGAGACCACGCGCTGGGATCACATGGGCATGCTGGGCTATGAGCGCGATACTACGCCGCGGCTGTCGAAAGAGAAGAACCTGGTGGCGTTTCGCGGCGAGTCGTGCGACACCGCCACCAAGCTGTCGCTGCGCTGCATGTTCGTGCGCGAAGGCGGCACCGAGGATAACCCGCAGCGCACGCTGAAAGAGCAGAACGTGTTCGCGGTGCTGAAGGATCTGGGCTTCTCTTCCGAGCTGTTCGCCATGCAGAGCGAGGTGTGGTTCTACAACAACACCGAGGTGAACAACTATTCGTTCCGCGAGATGATCGCGTCCGAGAAGCGCAACGACGGCAAGGCGGTCGATGACATGCTGTTGGTGGACGAAATGAAGGAGTCGCTGGCGCGCTATCCGAAGGGCAAACACCTGGTGATCCTGCATACCAAAGGCTCGCACTACCTGTACTCGCAGCGTTATCCGCGCAGCTATGCGCGCTATCAGCCGGAGTGCATGGGGGTGGACGACTCTTGCACCAAGGCGCAGCTGATCAACGCCTTCGACAATACCGTGCTGTACACCGACAGCTTTATCAGCAATGTGATCGACCAGGTGCGCGACAAGAAGGCCATCGTGTTCTATGCCGCCGATCACGGCGAATCGATCGGCGAGAACACGCACCTGCACGGCACGCCGCGCGAAATGGCGCCGCCGGAGCAGTTCCGCGTGCCGATGATCGTATGGGCGTCGGACAAGTTCCTCGAGAACCCGCAGCACCTCAGCGCCTTTGAGCAGCTGCAGGCGCAGCAGCGCATCGGCAA
It includes:
- a CDS encoding HD domain-containing protein, which translates into the protein MTNTLAERARRYATKAHAAIDQRRKYTDDPYIVHPQAVMELVRSVPHTEEMLAAAWLHDTVEDTPTTLGDIDSHFGPKVAELVRMLTNVSHAEDGNRFERKNRDRRHSAGASPQAKTIKLADLIDNTRSLLDYDSHFAQTYLIEKQRLLEVLTEGDPTLWRQASHIVEQGLLRLQQPPHNVPASWFEHARRRYRESDAA
- a CDS encoding organic hydroperoxide resistance protein; this encodes MSIEKVVYRAHATATGGRDGRATSSDGVLDVKLGVPKEMGGAGGEVTNPEQLFAAGYSACFLGALKFVAAKEKVKIPAEAKIDGTVGIGEIPNGFGIEVQLDISLPGIERSVAEDLVKKAHVVCPYSNATRGNIDVTLNVK
- a CDS encoding carbohydrate porin, yielding MTLAALALLCSQAQAETLQTGKDVEAPTAKWEGVALGFEPPQPGLLGDMLGIRPILEDHGFHYNLGYLSQLSYNAGGGYNHDKQASYIDQFSLTFSQDLQALTGIPDAAIEGNIVNRNHDNNLTRDRLQDPRVGLTDLSQESFGGQSITRLGWLTFSRSFLDRRLQWRIGMMNKVQDFDQIIPCDFQTLTLCGGKSANSLTWYNWNVHYWGTTLQYKLTDGLTLKGGVMEQNPSAPSRSHAWSWSTKGSKGFLLPMELELKTHAVNQLPGVYNLGVLFTNARQSDLYEGVSGGPGASDPQGYRSHDRTWFLYTGFNQQVTRHADDVNRGLSVFYSLGLGDQRSNYLHWSTSTGIRYRGLFDARPDDWLGFGVSVVKLSDRYKDNQRYLNQMSGISDYHDPNYRPVPGHSVTAELYYRVNVTPWLQLQPGLQYWHHPAGVSETQDAWVTALKTVVTF
- the eptB gene encoding kdo(2)-lipid A phosphoethanolamine 7''-transferase is translated as MNKIKSLSQQNLSLLLAIYIGIFLNLSVFYRRFDSLAHGIQGIKLISAVTEVIAIVLFTFFIMRLVSLGGRLFYRIVASLLVLISVAASYYMTFFNVVIGYGIVVSVMTTDIDLSKEVVGLHFVLWMVALSALPLLLIWKNGLRYTLIEQLKTPGHRIKPLLVLLAVVALVWLPLRMLDDEQSVQEKLANVDLPSYGGVVAHSYLPSNWLSALGLFAYTRYDESQDQSTMFDPGKHFTYVPPADIDDTYVVFIIGETTRWDHMGMLGYERDTTPRLSKEKNLVAFRGESCDTATKLSLRCMFVREGGTEDNPQRTLKEQNVFAVLKDLGFSSELFAMQSEVWFYNNTEVNNYSFREMIASEKRNDGKAVDDMLLVDEMKESLARYPKGKHLVILHTKGSHYLYSQRYPRSYARYQPECMGVDDSCTKAQLINAFDNTVLYTDSFISNVIDQVRDKKAIVFYAADHGESIGENTHLHGTPREMAPPEQFRVPMIVWASDKFLENPQHLSAFEQLQAQQRIGKTHRHVELFDTILGCLGYTSPNGGIVDKNNWCSLPQHKTAPARL
- a CDS encoding MarR family winged helix-turn-helix transcriptional regulator, whose translation is MKSTETEQPKAKNLLQLDQQLCFALYSANLALHKVYRKLLSQLELTYPQYLVMMVLWERDRVTVSDIGERLFLDSATLTPLLKRLETAGLLVRYRATADERQVITALTEAGRALRERAQSVPEAVMCATDCSLDEIVSLKQQLEKLRGSLIDQI